The following proteins are co-located in the Conyzicola lurida genome:
- a CDS encoding vWA domain-containing protein has protein sequence MILDPVLPIWLLAVLGALLAGFAVWRLVDSDTGRARLAWSLRVLAVLLLMVVALRPVLPAEVEQPPSVSGGLEVYIVVDTTSSMAAEDWDAASGDDGLAATRLDGVKADIAAMAETLTGASFSLITFDAESVQRVPLTSDATALRSAGDVLQQEITAYSQGSTVSEPVELLESVIGAAADENPAQERVLFYLGDGEQTAATAPESFEALAPLISGGAVLGYGTAEGGEMRQFNGYDRPTVDSPYIDDYSSGTPVPAVSRIDEEQLETIAGQLGVRYLHRDAATSIDSLLDGFDVGDVTVREATRGARVEFYWIAAIPLGLIALLELAALSGAVVELRAARRPTERNGA, from the coding sequence ATGATCCTCGACCCCGTCCTCCCGATCTGGCTGCTCGCCGTGCTCGGCGCGCTGCTCGCCGGCTTCGCCGTGTGGCGCCTCGTCGACTCCGACACGGGCCGGGCCCGCCTGGCCTGGTCGCTGCGCGTGCTCGCCGTGCTGCTGCTGATGGTGGTCGCGCTGCGGCCCGTGCTGCCCGCCGAGGTCGAGCAGCCGCCCAGCGTCTCGGGCGGCCTCGAGGTGTACATCGTCGTCGACACCACGAGCAGCATGGCGGCCGAGGACTGGGATGCCGCGTCGGGCGACGACGGTCTCGCCGCCACCCGGCTCGACGGTGTGAAGGCCGACATCGCCGCGATGGCGGAGACACTCACCGGTGCCAGCTTCTCGCTCATCACCTTCGACGCCGAATCCGTGCAGAGGGTTCCCCTGACCTCGGATGCCACGGCACTGCGCTCGGCGGGCGACGTGCTGCAGCAGGAGATCACGGCGTACTCGCAGGGCAGCACGGTCTCCGAACCGGTCGAGCTGCTCGAATCGGTCATCGGCGCCGCCGCCGACGAGAATCCCGCACAGGAGCGGGTGCTGTTCTACCTCGGCGACGGCGAACAGACGGCGGCCACCGCGCCCGAGTCGTTCGAGGCGCTCGCGCCGCTCATCAGCGGGGGAGCGGTGCTCGGCTACGGCACCGCGGAGGGCGGCGAGATGCGCCAGTTCAACGGGTACGACCGCCCCACGGTCGACAGCCCGTACATCGACGACTACAGCTCGGGAACCCCAGTTCCCGCCGTCTCGCGCATCGACGAGGAGCAGCTCGAGACCATCGCCGGGCAGCTCGGGGTGCGCTACCTGCACCGCGACGCCGCGACCTCGATCGACTCCCTGCTCGACGGGTTCGACGTCGGCGACGTGACCGTGCGCGAGGCCACCCGCGGCGCCCGCGTCGAGTTCTACTGGATCGCCGCCATCCCGCTCGGACTCATCGCCCTGCTCGAACTGGCGGCCCTGAGCGGCGCCGTCGTCGAACTGCGCGCGGCCCGCCGCCCGACCGAGAGGAACGGCGCATGA
- a CDS encoding VWA domain-containing protein, translated as MELILWWLIPVWIAVVAAVVVAVVLLQRRRRRETAADSLPIAHRDRLTALPGYARALRRYRTLLLGVVASLAVVLVAAVGLTARPATVASVQPELSNRDIVLCLDISGSMVEYDKEVLDVFVDLAKEFTGERISLVVFNASAVTRFPLTSDYSYVEAQLTELRAEFDAGEDEFYRGTLFGNGSSLVGDGLASCAVRFDSPDADRSRSVILVTDNLIAGEPIFTLQQAGALATERGVRVYGINPGDTEAKAYMADLAEEFRSVVETTDGAYYALEDPDAIPSIVSEITAQQADAIDADPEFVLTDQPGLLAILAFLGLGAFFVLAWRVKR; from the coding sequence GTGGAACTGATCCTCTGGTGGCTGATCCCCGTGTGGATCGCGGTGGTCGCGGCCGTCGTCGTCGCGGTCGTGCTGCTGCAGCGCCGTCGCCGACGTGAGACCGCCGCCGACTCCCTTCCGATCGCCCACCGCGACCGTCTCACCGCGCTGCCGGGATACGCGCGGGCGCTACGCCGCTACCGCACGCTGCTGCTCGGCGTCGTGGCGAGTCTCGCGGTCGTGCTGGTCGCGGCCGTCGGGCTCACGGCGCGGCCCGCGACCGTCGCCTCCGTGCAGCCCGAGCTGAGCAACCGCGACATCGTGCTCTGCCTCGACATCTCCGGCTCGATGGTCGAGTACGACAAGGAGGTGCTCGACGTGTTCGTCGACCTGGCGAAGGAGTTCACCGGCGAACGCATCTCGCTCGTCGTGTTCAACGCCTCGGCGGTCACCCGCTTCCCGCTGACGAGCGACTACTCCTACGTCGAGGCGCAGCTCACCGAGCTCCGCGCCGAGTTCGACGCGGGCGAGGACGAGTTCTACCGCGGCACCCTGTTCGGCAACGGCTCCTCGCTCGTCGGCGACGGTCTCGCCTCCTGCGCCGTGCGCTTCGACTCGCCCGACGCCGACCGCAGCCGCTCGGTGATCCTCGTGACCGACAACCTCATCGCCGGCGAACCGATCTTCACCCTGCAGCAGGCCGGTGCGCTCGCCACCGAGCGCGGCGTGCGGGTCTACGGCATCAACCCCGGCGACACCGAGGCGAAGGCGTACATGGCCGATCTCGCCGAGGAGTTCCGCAGCGTCGTCGAGACGACCGACGGCGCCTACTACGCGCTCGAAGACCCGGACGCGATCCCGTCGATCGTCTCCGAGATCACCGCGCAGCAGGCGGACGCCATCGACGCCGACCCCGAGTTCGTGCTCACCGACCAGCCGGGCCTGCTCGCGATCCTCGCGTTCCTCGGCCTCGGCGCCTTCTTCGTGCTGGCCTGGCGGGTGAAGCGATGA
- a CDS encoding tetratricopeptide repeat protein, whose protein sequence is MTRLSPDPTETDPARFGPGTNGPREAATRARRRRRAKYLLWSLPVVILLLVVATKLMGPAIVNQPALDRFDSGAYESAGESWTSLIEGDNIVEPYLPWFNRGDSLAAREDYTAAVDDFERALELAPADRACDVRVNLALSWESLGDIYVAGGYFQGAIQLYEQAKAVIAEGEDCDPLEPSGQALAEAGPRVQAKIDQSEQLRDALEQQQGEGPGTQQEQLDQLGQQEQQSEQEKATGDAADRGEEGGQSGYTEKPW, encoded by the coding sequence ATGACCCGGCTGTCGCCCGACCCCACCGAGACCGACCCCGCACGCTTCGGCCCGGGCACAAACGGACCCCGCGAGGCCGCCACGCGCGCCCGGCGCCGGCGCCGGGCCAAGTACCTGCTCTGGTCGCTCCCGGTCGTGATCCTGCTGCTCGTCGTCGCGACGAAACTCATGGGTCCCGCGATCGTCAACCAGCCCGCGCTCGACCGCTTCGACTCCGGCGCGTACGAGTCGGCGGGGGAGAGCTGGACGTCGCTGATCGAGGGCGACAACATCGTCGAGCCCTATCTGCCGTGGTTCAACCGCGGCGACTCGCTCGCCGCCCGCGAGGACTACACGGCCGCGGTCGACGACTTCGAACGCGCGCTCGAGCTGGCCCCGGCCGACCGCGCGTGCGACGTGCGCGTCAACCTCGCCCTCAGCTGGGAATCGCTCGGGGACATCTACGTCGCGGGCGGATACTTCCAGGGCGCCATCCAACTCTACGAACAGGCGAAAGCCGTCATCGCCGAGGGGGAGGACTGCGACCCGCTCGAGCCCTCGGGTCAGGCGCTGGCCGAGGCCGGGCCGCGCGTGCAGGCCAAGATCGACCAGTCCGAGCAACTGCGCGACGCGCTCGAGCAACAGCAGGGCGAAGGGCCGGGCACCCAGCAGGAGCAGCTCGACCAGCTCGGCCAGCAAGAGCAGCAGTCCGAGCAGGAAAAGGCGACGGGGGATGCCGCAGACCGGGGTGAAGAGGGCGGCCAATCGGGCTACACGGAGAAGCCCTGGTAG
- the nusA gene encoding transcription termination factor NusA, with amino-acid sequence MDIDLSVLRLMEREREIPFEELAHIIEQAILTAYLKHSEESEQTPGEALPSQARVHLDRKTGHVSVFVAERDDEGNVVGEAEDSPSDFGRIAAFAAKQVINQRLRDIADEHILGEFRGREGDIVAGIIQQGPNPRMIHVDLGTIEAILPPEEQVPSESYAHGSRLRVYVTSVAKGAKGPQITVSRTHPALVRKLFALEVPEIASGLVEITSLAREAGHRTKMAVRATEAGINAKGSCIGELGQRVRAVSAELGDEKIDIVDYSEDLATFVANALSPARVTSSYVIDESTKAVRALVPDYQLSLAIGKEGQNARLAAKLTGARIDIQPDSILEDN; translated from the coding sequence GTGGACATCGATCTGAGCGTGCTGCGTCTCATGGAACGAGAGCGCGAAATTCCCTTCGAGGAACTCGCGCACATCATCGAGCAGGCCATTCTCACGGCCTATCTCAAGCACTCCGAAGAGAGTGAGCAGACTCCCGGCGAGGCGTTGCCATCACAGGCGCGCGTTCACCTGGACCGCAAGACCGGACACGTGAGCGTGTTCGTGGCAGAGCGCGACGACGAGGGAAACGTCGTCGGCGAAGCAGAAGACAGCCCGAGCGACTTCGGCCGCATCGCCGCCTTCGCTGCCAAGCAGGTCATCAACCAGCGCCTGCGCGACATCGCCGACGAGCACATCCTCGGCGAGTTCCGCGGACGCGAAGGCGACATCGTGGCCGGCATCATCCAGCAGGGGCCCAACCCCCGCATGATCCACGTCGACCTCGGCACCATCGAGGCGATCCTGCCTCCCGAGGAGCAGGTGCCGAGCGAGTCGTACGCGCACGGCAGCCGCCTGCGCGTCTACGTGACGAGCGTCGCCAAGGGGGCGAAGGGCCCGCAGATCACCGTGAGCCGTACGCACCCCGCGCTCGTGCGCAAGCTCTTCGCACTCGAGGTGCCGGAGATCGCCAGCGGACTGGTCGAGATCACCTCGCTCGCCCGTGAAGCGGGACACCGCACCAAGATGGCCGTGCGTGCCACCGAGGCCGGCATAAACGCCAAGGGCTCGTGCATCGGCGAACTCGGACAGCGCGTGCGCGCGGTCTCGGCCGAACTGGGCGACGAGAAGATCGACATCGTCGACTACTCCGAAGACCTGGCCACGTTCGTCGCCAACGCGCTGTCGCCCGCCCGGGTCACCAGTTCGTACGTGATCGACGAGTCGACGAAGGCCGTTCGCGCCCTCGTTCCCGACTACCAGCTGTCGCTCGCGATCGGCAAGGAGGGCCAGAACGCCCGCCTCGCCGCGAAGCTGACGGGCGCGCGGATCGATATCCAGCCGGATTCGATTCTCGAAGACAACTAG
- a CDS encoding YlxR family protein has product MDPVRTCLGCRARADRSALLRVVVRDGVVVADPSAILPGRGAWVHPTVQCVEASVKRKAFGRAFRSSVAVDTAQLLAVGGVSPRLHEEQAD; this is encoded by the coding sequence ATGGATCCCGTTAGAACTTGCCTCGGCTGCCGAGCGCGCGCCGACCGATCCGCACTACTGCGGGTAGTCGTGCGCGATGGCGTTGTGGTCGCTGATCCGTCGGCGATACTTCCCGGCCGAGGTGCGTGGGTCCATCCCACGGTTCAGTGCGTAGAAGCCTCAGTGAAACGCAAGGCCTTTGGCCGGGCGTTTCGTTCGAGTGTCGCGGTCGATACCGCGCAGCTTCTCGCAGTTGGAGGAGTCTCACCGAGACTCCATGAAGAACAGGCTGATTGA